The sequence TGGGTGATAAGTATACCATTAATCTCTCAGTTAAGGAGAAAAAGTATTATGATAATAATTTACCATACAatatattttgtatgaacacaaagtttatttttattattagtacAAAACATGTACAATGATACACTTTTGAGACACATATTTGACCCTTCTTAAAGATATATACACAGTCATTTTCTTCACAAACATACATACATACGTGTAATGGACAATATATGTGATTAGTGAAAATGTACACCATATCAATTCAAGCTCCAACGGCTGTGATTGCAAGACTTGACTCGATCTCACTGTTGGTGCGGCTGATCCTTGGTTCGCCCTTTTCAACTCCATTGACCCATATTTCTGGTATCACTTGTGCCAGATTATTCACCTTCTCTAATGCATAATCGGCTTCTTTGGTTTTCATGGTCTTTCCAACCTTTAatcaaaaagatattttaaattaaaaaaaatagaatatatttAATCTTATAATTGTGAAAGATTTTAAAGTTTTGACATTTAGACGAGTTAATGAAAATCAAACATTCCTATTTCCTAACTTTCGCAAATTAATATACATTCCTAATTGTTCGTTTATGTTATGTAAATCGAATTTTATAACCTTAATACAAACAAAATTGAACTAGTTTTCCTAATGCCCCttgagaaaataataaaaaataaataaaagccaTTTCTTTCAATGTGTACTAAAAAATACATCTTTTCTCACACTTTTTTATTGATAGTGAATAGAGTATTACTATATTATAATATGAATTAAATTACATCaataataatagaataataCCATGATTACGAGtgcttttagcatttctctattgAATAATTTGACTATACATACATACaaaatttgagaaaataaaattaaatcggAAGGCAATTATGTATTaggatatttttatttatttattgaaaatgtTTTGGCATATTTTACAAGTACCcgaaaataacacaaaatttataaaaatattggtctataattttttagaatattttattaagaattttaattttgtttttataaaaatacagacgaataaataaaaatttaaaaaatctgtaaaaaaaactcattattattattattttttaaaaaaaaaattccggTTAATATTTGGCCCAacgaataaaaacaaataatgtGGGTCCTACCCaccaaattattaattaatttattctaataatatattacgTGGAATGATTTAGACcagaaaaaaatatacacatatgATTAAATAAAACGTCAACCAACTGTATTAGGTCGGGTGTCCAAAGGCAAATTGAATAGACATTttgttagagaaaaaaaaaagtaaacacAGAAATTTACCAAAGCTGTTCGAAGACCCACGGCTTTGCCAGCGGCGATATTTCGAACATTGTCGTCGAGAAACAGCTGCAGAATAAAACAAAACGCGTGTCGTTTTATAAATTCAACTCCATTATTCATActataattgtttatttttcatttttttttttaaaaaaaaaaaaaaaagtcaaaaacgACATACCGTACGCCGAGGATCGACTTCAGCGACAGAGAGAGCAATTTTCAGCGCTTCCATGGAAGGTTTCAGAACGACAGGGAATTCGTCTGGCCTGGTCGCTTTAGACAAGTTAGGGTTCATGGTCTCGAAGCATATGATTTGGTCAAAGCAATCAGCGATTCCAAGCCGATCCATAGCCTTCATCGCGTGAATCCGATCCGAGTTTGTGAAAAtctgaattaaattaaattaattccaaATTAGAAAGTTAATTACTTGTTTCTTCAAGtttctttttcttatatttctgtTTAGCTTACGATTTTTCTCTGGGAGATACTGTTTAACAAGTTTCGTAGTTGAGGGTCTGCTTTGATAAGATCATACGGCAATCTTCCGTGTACGACACTAAAAAATTCcaaggaagaagaaaacaaaaatgttaGCTCAAATTGTGTAAGAAAagagttttttctttctttttagatTAAGCTAATTAGTTATATATACATACCTATGATAATCATCGGCATCAACGTTGTATCCCAACACCTGTACCAAAAATGTACAgcttaattttattaggttgaAGTAGAcagacaaataaataaattttaaaggaaaaagTTTGGAAAAGATGAATTTATTACCCTTAAACCAGCAAGAGTACTGCCATAAGTTTTGAAAAGCTCAACTCTGAGAGTCGCAGCTTGAGTCTCTGAGAATCCACATTTCTCCACaagaaaatctgaaaaaaaaaatgaaaataattattaagcaTTGCAAATTGATCACCTAaatttctatatttatttattattatattatttacctTCAATGTTTCTCTTAAGAGCACCAGATAATCCAGTATTTCCAGGGTACAGAGTATCATCCAAATCTGTTTATTccgaacaaaaaataaattattttgatcATAAACAAACGAAATTTCATGAAAGGAgattagtttttgtttttttttaaaaaaatatatatatttttttgagaaTTAATTTACCGAAGAGGATAGTGTCAAAAGAACTGGATTCACGAACTGAGTTACCGAAAACTACCATATTAGcttaaattaagaaaatttagGGAAATTACAACAGAGAAACTGTAATCCAAGAAGAAAGCAAAGATgaaatgggttttttttttttttgtttaacagAAGCAAAATGTTGTTAAGGGACGAAGGCTTTTAGAACTTAGAGAAGAGAGGTATTTATAGGCCCAAAAAGAGGTGGTGGATAAAGATGtcacattttgaaaaatatcacgCTGACTCACCAGTCTAACCACGTATTTTGTCGTTTTGTGTAATCCGAGTAGTGTGGGCCACGCGGCATGGTCCAATAGGCTCAATTCGGGGAAGTAGTGTTCATTGACAGAAGTACCCCTCGTTCGTCAATGTGTTTTTTGATCTGTACAAGTGGATATTCGGTAATCGGTATTTTAGGAGTGGTAAAAATTGTGGTATATTtgatacaaaaattaattttgtggtaaatttacattaaattttagttttgtcCTCTAATAAAGggattgtaaaattttaatgtaaactttaatattttattaaaaaaaataaaaattaataactttataataaattttattattattttaatatgtaagacaataaaaaaaataatataaatgtttcataatttaatattatagtgaaatatactaataaaataataaaaatgacataaatataaatgaaaaagtaGTACATATATTGTGGTGTAAATTTTATATCATAGTAAATGTTGTGCTAAATTTggcacaaaatatatatatatatatgtcaaatTTACATCACTTTTTGGCATATTATTGGAGCacactttttgttaaatgagctatattttagtttttcatcacttatttacaTCTTTATGATCTTATGTCATTGTATTTTGCATTTTTTATAGGGATTATTTTATAGatacacaaaaacaataaaaaaaattataaaaatacggtttcatggaattttaaatatttttacgatttttttttttattttatttacaaaaaatacgtttttttatattgtactcttgttaattgtTGTCAACTTTTTATTAtctatatgttatttttagatgttattttcatgttactttttcataatttttttattatttttatgttatttttatagaaaactgtaaaaatataaaaagaaaaaattatttaaactaaaaatgtaaaattttaaaaaattatctaatcacctatt is a genomic window of Cannabis sativa cultivar Pink pepper isolate KNU-18-1 chromosome 9, ASM2916894v1, whole genome shotgun sequence containing:
- the LOC115722982 gene encoding uncharacterized protein LOC115722982; this encodes MVVFGNSVRESSSFDTILFDLDDTLYPGNTGLSGALKRNIEDFLVEKCGFSETQAATLRVELFKTYGSTLAGLRVLGYNVDADDYHSVVHGRLPYDLIKADPQLRNLLNSISQRKIIFTNSDRIHAMKAMDRLGIADCFDQIICFETMNPNLSKATRPDEFPVVLKPSMEALKIALSVAEVDPRRTLFLDDNVRNIAAGKAVGLRTALVGKTMKTKEADYALEKVNNLAQVIPEIWVNGVEKGEPRISRTNSEIESSLAITAVGA